The following proteins are co-located in the Planococcus plakortidis genome:
- a CDS encoding pyridoxal phosphate-dependent aminotransferase yields the protein MLKLASRVQTLTPSTTLAITAKANELKAQGVDVIGLGAGEPDYNTPQNILDAAERSMEEGKTKYTPAGGLPALKQAIQDKLQRDQGLSYEKNEILVGVGAKHVLYTLFQVFLNEGDEVIIPIPYWVSYPEQVKLAGGVPVYIEATAGQSYKITPQQLREAITDRTKAVIINSPSNPTGMLYSKEELEELAEVCREADILIVSDEIYEKLVYGDAVHVSVAELSEDAKNRTVIINGVSKSHSMTGWRIGYAAGDKELIKAMTDLASHSTSNPTTTSQYAAIEAYNGPQDAVEEMRQAFESRLEAIFPKLEKIPGFTVLRPQGAFYLLPDVSEAAAKTGFSSVDDFAKALLEEANVAVIPGSGFGAHSTIRLSYATSLELLEEAVDRISQFVHKHWKE from the coding sequence TTGTTGAAATTAGCAAGCCGTGTACAAACCTTAACGCCATCGACGACTTTGGCGATTACGGCAAAAGCGAATGAACTGAAAGCACAAGGCGTCGATGTGATCGGGCTCGGGGCAGGAGAACCTGATTACAATACGCCTCAAAACATTCTTGATGCAGCCGAGCGTTCCATGGAAGAAGGCAAGACCAAATATACCCCTGCGGGCGGTTTGCCGGCGTTAAAGCAAGCGATACAGGATAAATTGCAGCGCGACCAGGGATTAAGCTACGAGAAAAATGAAATCCTGGTCGGCGTCGGGGCGAAACATGTACTTTATACGTTATTCCAAGTATTTTTGAATGAAGGCGACGAAGTCATCATCCCGATCCCTTATTGGGTCAGCTACCCTGAACAGGTGAAACTGGCAGGAGGCGTGCCGGTCTACATAGAAGCGACAGCCGGCCAATCGTATAAAATTACACCGCAACAGTTGCGCGAAGCAATCACAGACCGCACAAAAGCCGTCATCATCAATTCGCCAAGCAACCCAACAGGCATGCTGTACTCGAAAGAAGAGCTTGAAGAATTGGCTGAAGTTTGCCGAGAGGCGGATATCCTCATCGTTTCAGATGAAATCTACGAAAAATTGGTCTATGGCGATGCTGTTCATGTTTCCGTGGCAGAACTGTCGGAAGATGCTAAAAACCGTACGGTGATCATCAATGGCGTGTCGAAATCGCATTCGATGACCGGATGGCGGATCGGCTATGCGGCCGGCGATAAAGAATTGATCAAAGCAATGACCGACCTTGCGAGCCATTCGACTTCTAACCCGACGACCACTTCGCAATACGCGGCGATCGAAGCCTATAACGGGCCGCAAGATGCCGTGGAAGAAATGCGCCAGGCATTTGAAAGCCGGCTGGAAGCCATTTTCCCGAAACTGGAAAAAATTCCAGGTTTCACCGTATTGCGTCCGCAGGGAGCATTTTATTTGCTGCCGGATGTGTCTGAAGCTGCGGCGAAAACGGGCTTTTCTTCGGTGGATGATTTTGCGAAAGCGTTACTCGAAGAGGCAAATGTCGCGGTAATCCCGGGGTCCGGATTCGGTGCCCACTCGACCATCCGTTTGTCCTATGCGACATCACTGGAGCTGTTGGAAGAGGCAGTCGACCGCATCAGCCAATTTGTGCACAAACATTGGAAAGAATAA
- a CDS encoding YpmA family protein, translating into MESKIEVLNTVQVEYQSDLYKVVDALNRTLKDRDLMFGLALDKDDQSKAVFTIYKT; encoded by the coding sequence ATGGAATCCAAGATCGAAGTATTAAATACCGTGCAAGTCGAGTATCAATCCGACCTGTACAAAGTGGTCGATGCATTGAACCGGACATTGAAAGACCGCGATTTGATGTTTGGCTTGGCGCTTGATAAAGACGACCAGTCAAAAGCGGTTTTCACAATTTATAAAACCTAG